The proteins below come from a single Parazoarcus communis genomic window:
- a CDS encoding KAP family P-loop NTPase fold protein yields the protein MTALSADRPSSNPQDDLFGHAPFAESLANSICRYPGNDGLVLALYGPWGSGKSTVLSYVGHFLEQRPEAEQPVIVTFNPWWFSGQENLARAFLGQLQAVLPAKNTKFKKLGDLLGNFAEGVGGLIDLSGMTGGAGSKIGKLIGMITKRKPKDVPALKSEISQILRDAQTRILVIIDDIDRLTPEETRQLFTVIKALADFPNVVYLLAFDREVAAQAIEQQSGMPGERYLEKIIQVPFELPPVDRVALRAALFKRLDEILGDTPDGLFDQSYWTNAFHDGIDPLIQVPRDVVRFTNTLAVTYPAVRGEVNPVDFIALEALRVFQPSLYDVIRTNQDKFSGHSRDNRYDGDQKAIAAFHEQWAQALPESLRSSTKALLERIFPKIGQMGYGADWLTQWRRSLRACHPDVFPTYFRMTVPPGAVRRSEMLTLLSLAETPAALGDALVQATSEKRPDGLSKARALLERLMDHVEEDIPDEHIPVVIGVLFDVGDSLVLDSDERGSFDFGNESRVTRVVYHLLKRVDRTQRHDLLKTAIDQGRSLGVQRYLIAALSDEVKKESEGGEEALVDTATLDDLKVCWLNGLKTKLSQSELLAHSQLARLLAAWCLWGDKAEAKAWCEAATSKNDGLLTFLTKFCSHTRSQTVGDWAVRLQPRLNPAWLGQYIDTTACAQRLIDLRQAGAIPNTAIEAVDQFLKEFEMLKAGKNPDGVGAFDD from the coding sequence ATGACTGCACTCTCCGCCGATCGCCCCAGCTCAAACCCGCAGGACGATCTGTTCGGGCACGCACCGTTCGCCGAAAGCCTTGCTAATAGCATTTGTCGCTACCCGGGCAATGATGGCTTGGTGCTGGCCCTCTATGGCCCGTGGGGTTCGGGGAAATCCACTGTACTGAGCTATGTAGGGCACTTCCTGGAACAGCGCCCGGAAGCTGAACAGCCTGTCATTGTGACCTTCAATCCATGGTGGTTCTCTGGGCAGGAAAACTTGGCTCGGGCCTTTCTGGGTCAGCTGCAGGCCGTACTGCCTGCCAAGAATACGAAGTTCAAGAAGTTGGGCGATCTGCTCGGAAATTTTGCCGAAGGGGTTGGTGGCCTGATCGACCTGAGCGGCATGACCGGCGGTGCTGGCAGCAAGATTGGCAAGTTGATCGGCATGATCACCAAGCGCAAACCGAAAGATGTGCCAGCGCTCAAATCAGAGATCAGCCAGATTCTGCGGGATGCACAAACTCGGATTTTGGTCATCATTGATGACATCGACCGGTTAACGCCCGAAGAAACTCGTCAGCTATTCACCGTCATCAAGGCGTTAGCCGACTTCCCCAACGTCGTCTACTTGCTCGCCTTTGATCGCGAGGTCGCTGCACAGGCCATCGAACAGCAGAGTGGTATGCCGGGCGAGCGCTATCTGGAGAAGATCATTCAGGTTCCGTTCGAGTTGCCACCGGTCGATCGGGTGGCTTTGCGGGCAGCCTTGTTCAAGCGCCTCGATGAGATTCTTGGTGACACCCCAGACGGTCTGTTCGATCAGTCCTATTGGACGAATGCCTTCCACGATGGCATTGATCCGCTGATTCAGGTTCCGCGTGATGTCGTCCGTTTCACGAACACATTGGCCGTGACCTATCCGGCGGTACGCGGCGAAGTGAACCCAGTCGACTTCATCGCACTAGAGGCGCTTCGCGTCTTCCAGCCCAGCCTGTACGACGTCATCCGCACGAATCAGGACAAGTTCTCAGGCCACAGTCGCGACAACCGGTATGACGGCGATCAAAAAGCGATAGCAGCCTTCCACGAGCAATGGGCGCAAGCACTGCCAGAGTCGCTGCGTTCGAGCACAAAAGCACTGCTTGAACGCATTTTTCCGAAAATTGGACAAATGGGCTACGGAGCCGATTGGTTGACGCAATGGCGGAGGAGTCTTCGCGCTTGCCATCCCGATGTGTTCCCCACTTACTTCCGAATGACCGTTCCTCCTGGCGCAGTCCGCCGCAGCGAAATGCTGACGCTATTGAGCTTGGCAGAAACGCCAGCCGCATTGGGCGATGCGCTGGTTCAAGCTACGAGTGAGAAGCGCCCCGATGGCCTGTCAAAAGCACGGGCTTTGCTTGAACGGCTGATGGATCACGTTGAAGAGGACATCCCCGATGAGCACATCCCGGTGGTCATCGGTGTGCTCTTTGATGTCGGCGACTCGCTTGTGCTCGACAGCGATGAACGCGGTTCCTTCGATTTTGGCAACGAATCACGCGTCACACGCGTGGTGTATCACCTTCTCAAACGAGTCGACCGAACGCAGCGGCATGACCTGCTCAAGACTGCTATAGACCAAGGCCGTTCCCTCGGAGTCCAGCGCTATTTGATTGCAGCACTGTCCGACGAGGTTAAGAAGGAGTCCGAGGGTGGCGAAGAGGCGCTGGTTGACACAGCCACACTTGATGATCTGAAAGTCTGCTGGCTTAACGGCTTGAAAACTAAACTCAGTCAGAGCGAATTGCTGGCGCATTCGCAACTTGCTCGCCTATTGGCCGCATGGTGTCTCTGGGGTGACAAAGCCGAAGCAAAGGCATGGTGTGAAGCAGCCACTTCTAAAAATGATGGTCTTCTGACCTTCTTGACCAAATTCTGCTCGCACACGCGCTCGCAGACGGTGGGGGATTGGGCCGTGCGCCTCCAGCCACGCTTGAATCCCGCTTGGCTGGGTCAATACATCGATACCACAGCATGCGCGCAGCGCTTGATAGACCTGCGGCAGGCAGGTGCCATTCCGAACACGGCAATCGAAGCCGTTGACCAGTTTCTGAAAGAGTTCGAGATGCTCAAGGCTGGCAAGAATCCTGATGGCGTTGGCGCATTTGATGATTGA
- the drmA gene encoding DISARM system helicase DrmA, whose translation MTDNNKPSKAPNAWIAIDHGLAADLTLAPYTLRLKGERSLYQAIADDDWVLILNAAGHITRVGRVLRVRSDLETTTLYFDRMLLVDPAVPIGLVSLTPPSSGSVGRIQWTDFLESLPKALHKTIAEVPTIEDQAYIRELLQLAVMDDLLGPAGGPRERIVDMGVRDRYLVGKLAPREAAQGGIEGLDGPLANDDAEEPTEAKVPGRHEPGAEFGTATGRVEPESDSADEIDAASNQSLVPSSLGMTFCVDGDADRIEIEARWGRYERSDEHEIFRTRKNKETGAEVQTKAKVWQRIPCGGKIVLPLTEGVIPHQAPDSEFPEVRVQGSIRAKNANGDRLVTLFLVNAQEEPDTNRDTAWVFQPELIVRSEKDAAKRAIFRRRPVLDADGMDPEREALEMIYRNRVEFAVGHGVAVHAETADDVTLATEVRTTVMPQYEVQVTETPGLDPSDRPAMREMVSSGLLDMQRLATLDIDPLVDALSMLTKDYAAWIDEQRARVGAEVTGYDTQSQQAMDRCQEIHSRLQQGIDTLKADEKALAAFRFANRAMATQRVRSQYALAMRRGEDVTLDKFDVLKNRSWRPFQLAFLLLSIPSLADPSHPDRVQPVEAYADLLWFPTGGGKTEAYLGVAAFTMAIRRMQGNLGGYDSSRGLAVIMRYTLRLLTLQQFQRATALICAMEVLRREALDKGDKSHGTEPFTIGLWVGNKVTPGTTEDSHRAIEDVRNPGKYNAGAASPAQLTSCPWCGSEVAPGRDVEVDKGSGRTFVYCGDKKGRCDFSKGKSSKQPHPGIPVLVVDEEIYHRPPNMMIATVDKFAMMAWRGQVRTLFGRVGQECERHGLLWQGADCNGNHQAGKGFPSSKVKAINPIRPPDLIIQDEFHLISGPLGTMVGLYETAVDELCGWTLDGKTVKPKIIASTATVRKAKEQVNNVFMRRVSVFPPHGLDVEDNFFSVQRPIEERPGRRYLGVCSPGSSRPAMLIRVYTAFLTAAQELFDHFGEPADPYMTMVGYFNSLRELGGMKRLAEDDVQTRSYRVQMSMVERPALAQRSISNIRELTSRVSSQDIPKYLDNLEVKFKSEFDTATGKYVTRWQEGDTRAIDVVLATNMLSVGVDVNRLGLMAVNGQPKGTAEYIQATSRVGRSFPGLVCTVLTWARPRDLSHYETFEHYHATFYKHVEAQSVTPFSPRAMDRGLTGSLLSLMRLENDEFSPNEGAGQLSMSNQAEIIDAIKVLATRAGNVAEDNARKQLAETELKERADEWAKEVSKGGRILAYEKRGPEKDKTVALIKSPGLQAWDNWTVPMSMREVEPGVRLIMNTSHITDDHDWKPRPATKDED comes from the coding sequence ATGACAGATAACAACAAACCTAGCAAAGCGCCCAATGCATGGATCGCCATTGATCATGGCCTTGCTGCCGATCTCACGCTGGCACCGTACACACTGCGGCTGAAGGGTGAGCGTTCGCTGTACCAAGCCATCGCCGATGACGATTGGGTGTTGATCCTGAACGCTGCTGGCCACATCACGCGGGTCGGGCGGGTACTGCGGGTTCGTTCCGATCTGGAGACCACCACACTCTACTTCGACCGCATGCTGTTGGTCGATCCGGCTGTTCCGATTGGCCTTGTATCGCTCACCCCGCCTTCGTCCGGCAGCGTTGGCCGAATTCAATGGACGGACTTTCTGGAGTCACTCCCCAAGGCGTTGCACAAGACCATCGCCGAAGTGCCGACCATCGAGGATCAGGCCTATATCCGCGAACTGCTGCAACTGGCGGTGATGGACGACTTACTCGGGCCCGCTGGCGGCCCTCGTGAACGCATCGTTGACATGGGTGTGCGGGATCGCTACCTGGTTGGCAAACTGGCCCCACGTGAGGCCGCACAGGGCGGTATCGAGGGACTGGACGGGCCACTGGCCAATGACGACGCCGAAGAGCCTACGGAGGCCAAGGTTCCCGGACGGCACGAGCCCGGTGCGGAGTTTGGAACGGCCACCGGGCGTGTGGAGCCGGAATCGGATTCGGCTGACGAGATCGATGCCGCCAGCAACCAGTCTCTGGTGCCCAGCAGCCTCGGCATGACCTTCTGCGTGGATGGTGACGCCGACCGGATCGAGATCGAAGCGCGCTGGGGTCGGTATGAGCGCAGCGACGAGCACGAGATATTCCGCACCCGCAAGAACAAGGAAACCGGTGCCGAGGTGCAGACCAAGGCCAAAGTCTGGCAACGCATTCCCTGTGGCGGCAAGATCGTGCTGCCGCTGACCGAAGGCGTGATTCCACATCAGGCACCCGACAGCGAGTTTCCCGAAGTGCGCGTGCAGGGCTCCATCCGGGCCAAGAATGCCAATGGCGATCGGCTGGTCACGCTGTTTCTGGTGAACGCACAGGAAGAACCGGACACCAACCGCGATACGGCATGGGTGTTCCAGCCCGAGCTGATCGTTCGTTCGGAGAAGGATGCCGCCAAACGCGCCATCTTCCGGCGCAGGCCGGTGCTGGATGCCGACGGAATGGACCCGGAGCGCGAAGCACTGGAGATGATCTACCGTAACCGCGTCGAATTCGCCGTAGGCCATGGCGTTGCCGTCCATGCCGAAACCGCAGACGACGTGACGCTGGCCACCGAGGTGCGCACCACGGTGATGCCACAGTACGAGGTGCAGGTAACGGAGACACCCGGCCTCGATCCATCCGATCGCCCGGCGATGCGCGAGATGGTCAGCAGTGGCTTGCTGGATATGCAGCGATTGGCGACCTTGGACATCGATCCGCTGGTCGATGCCTTGAGCATGCTGACCAAGGACTACGCCGCGTGGATCGATGAACAGCGCGCTCGCGTCGGGGCTGAAGTGACCGGCTACGACACCCAGTCGCAACAAGCGATGGACCGTTGCCAAGAGATCCACTCACGCCTGCAGCAGGGTATCGACACGCTGAAAGCCGATGAGAAAGCGCTTGCGGCCTTTCGCTTCGCCAACCGGGCGATGGCCACGCAACGCGTGCGCAGCCAATATGCGCTGGCCATGCGCCGGGGCGAAGATGTCACCCTCGACAAGTTCGATGTGCTGAAGAACCGCAGCTGGCGTCCATTCCAGTTGGCGTTTCTGCTGCTCTCGATTCCATCACTGGCCGACCCGAGTCATCCGGATCGCGTCCAGCCCGTCGAGGCCTATGCCGATCTGCTGTGGTTCCCCACTGGTGGCGGTAAGACCGAGGCCTATTTGGGCGTTGCGGCCTTCACCATGGCTATTCGGCGCATGCAGGGCAATCTCGGCGGCTACGACAGCTCACGCGGTTTGGCCGTGATCATGCGCTACACGCTGCGCCTGCTGACGCTCCAGCAGTTCCAGCGCGCCACGGCATTGATTTGCGCCATGGAAGTGTTGCGTCGAGAGGCGCTGGACAAGGGTGATAAATCCCACGGCACGGAGCCCTTCACCATCGGCCTCTGGGTTGGCAACAAGGTGACACCGGGCACGACCGAGGACAGCCACCGCGCCATCGAGGATGTACGTAACCCGGGCAAATACAACGCCGGAGCGGCATCGCCCGCGCAGCTCACCAGTTGCCCATGGTGCGGCTCGGAAGTGGCCCCCGGACGGGATGTGGAAGTCGACAAAGGCTCTGGCCGCACCTTCGTCTACTGCGGCGATAAGAAAGGCCGCTGCGACTTCTCCAAGGGCAAGTCCAGCAAGCAGCCCCATCCGGGGATTCCGGTGCTGGTCGTGGACGAAGAGATCTACCACCGCCCACCCAACATGATGATCGCCACCGTGGACAAGTTCGCCATGATGGCGTGGCGTGGTCAGGTGCGCACACTGTTTGGTCGCGTGGGGCAGGAATGCGAGCGCCACGGCCTGCTTTGGCAAGGAGCCGATTGCAATGGCAATCACCAAGCGGGCAAGGGCTTTCCTTCCTCGAAGGTGAAGGCCATCAACCCGATACGTCCGCCCGACTTGATCATTCAGGATGAGTTCCACCTGATCAGTGGGCCGCTGGGCACCATGGTGGGCTTGTATGAGACAGCCGTGGATGAACTGTGCGGCTGGACGCTTGATGGCAAGACGGTCAAGCCGAAGATCATCGCCTCTACGGCAACGGTGCGCAAAGCCAAGGAGCAAGTGAACAACGTCTTCATGCGTCGCGTTTCGGTGTTTCCACCGCACGGTCTGGACGTGGAAGACAACTTCTTCTCGGTGCAACGCCCGATCGAAGAAAGGCCGGGACGGCGTTACCTCGGGGTGTGCTCGCCCGGCAGTTCGCGACCCGCGATGCTGATCCGCGTGTACACCGCGTTCCTGACGGCAGCACAGGAGCTGTTCGATCACTTTGGCGAGCCTGCCGACCCGTACATGACCATGGTCGGTTACTTCAACTCCCTGCGTGAGCTGGGCGGCATGAAGCGGCTGGCAGAGGACGATGTGCAGACACGTTCCTACCGTGTGCAGATGAGCATGGTGGAACGGCCCGCACTGGCACAACGCAGCATCAGCAACATTCGCGAGCTGACGTCGCGGGTATCGAGTCAGGACATTCCAAAGTACCTCGACAACCTGGAGGTCAAGTTCAAGTCCGAGTTCGACACTGCCACCGGCAAGTATGTGACCCGCTGGCAGGAAGGTGACACGCGCGCCATCGATGTGGTGTTGGCGACGAACATGCTGTCAGTGGGTGTCGACGTGAACCGACTCGGCCTGATGGCCGTGAACGGACAACCCAAGGGCACCGCCGAATACATTCAGGCCACCAGCCGTGTCGGGCGTTCTTTCCCGGGCTTGGTCTGCACGGTGCTGACCTGGGCCAGACCGCGTGACCTGTCGCATTACGAAACATTCGAGCATTACCACGCTACGTTCTACAAACACGTCGAGGCGCAATCGGTAACGCCATTCTCGCCACGCGCGATGGATCGTGGCCTGACGGGGTCGCTGTTGAGCCTGATGCGTCTGGAGAACGACGAATTCAGCCCGAACGAAGGCGCTGGCCAACTGAGTATGTCCAATCAGGCCGAGATCATTGATGCCATCAAGGTATTGGCGACTCGCGCGGGCAATGTCGCCGAAGACAACGCGCGTAAGCAGTTGGCCGAGACTGAACTGAAAGAGCGCGCCGACGAATGGGCGAAAGAAGTCAGCAAGGGTGGACGCATCTTGGCCTATGAGAAACGTGGCCCCGAAAAAGACAAGACCGTTGCATTGATCAAGTCCCCAGGACTTCAAGCCTGGGACAACTGGACCGTGCCGATGTCGATGCGGGAGGTCGAGCCCGGCGTGCGTCTGATCATGAATACGAGCCATATCACGGACGATCACGATTGGAAGCCTCGTCCCGCAACGAAGGATGAGGATTGA
- a CDS encoding Eco57I restriction-modification methylase domain-containing protein, with protein MRRAVEVLIQTLDKADQDRNRELLHDVKEPELYEAALTVMMRLVFLLSAEERGLLLMGDERYEANYALSTLRMQLRKESEEILERRWDAWSRLLAIFRAVFGGIEHENLRLPALGGSLFDPDRFPFLEGRAKGSNWRSDAAKPLPIDNRTVLLLLEAIQQFQGRTLSYRALDVEQIGYVYEGLLERTVKRTDEVTLELDATKSAKTPWVKLAELDSARLDGAARLAELLQERSGSSASRVRNDLAKPVDDTLADRLLTACQGDTKLRDRVKPYAHLLRTDPWGYPLVYPAGAFIVTTGSDRRESGTHYTPKSLTEAIVAETLTPVAYVGPAEGAPRDRWVLKSPAELLDLKICDPAMGSGAFLVQACRWLSDRLVEAWSLVETTGKTVSVDGEVLDAGVAKEPLPRDGEARTVIARRLIAERCLYGVDLNPLAVELAKLSIWLVTLAKERPFGFLDHNLRSGDSLLGIHRLDQLTELSMTPARQGQLRLFGQNIKKAVLEAIELRSRLRTTPIRDIRDVETMAYLDADARSRLKVPECIADAFIGEVFAAGGSGAKLENALASLSAHAEQVAGGDQESLASMRRTVAITLSADLPFGRPARQPFHWPLEFPEVFDSSAPGFDATLGNPPWGASLSEADTQHLKRSYPNSAYKLINSFKFFIERMDQITANAAKTYSFLVPSSLLEHIGCRDNRALLLSRSPIMFIDCGDGMFNGVTQSCCFGVINKRAASDEHPVVLGTFEGYCKTEATRRDSDWTVKTIQEIKGRKNSVLSHGADVKHINSGASVPLVELADVFDSGIDYSRAALGNAVFYSDQAAENLSDYKVLRGRNIGKYSLEFEGIWLRNNWRDIQQEHIATDSKSRLKVNEKAYVVSPKILVRQTGDQIIATVDTGRFFHQKSLLCIIPKAGVSAYFLCAILNHPKMTEIYRGMTMQSGKVFSQVKKNFLEQLPIPSSFDPSQKERIAGLAEKLINTHDQDDKAKLLAQLENEVVKGFVESEAAILQSTLRDTHHEEMQ; from the coding sequence GTGCGCCGCGCCGTCGAAGTGTTGATCCAAACGCTCGACAAGGCCGATCAGGATCGCAACCGCGAGCTGCTGCACGACGTCAAGGAACCCGAGCTGTACGAGGCCGCGCTCACGGTGATGATGCGCTTGGTGTTCCTGCTCTCCGCCGAGGAGCGTGGCCTGCTTTTGATGGGCGACGAACGCTACGAGGCCAACTATGCGCTCTCCACCTTGCGCATGCAGTTGCGCAAGGAATCCGAAGAAATCCTCGAGCGCCGCTGGGACGCGTGGTCGCGCTTGCTGGCGATCTTCCGCGCGGTGTTCGGCGGCATTGAGCACGAGAATCTGCGCCTCCCGGCACTGGGCGGCTCGCTATTCGATCCCGACCGTTTCCCGTTCCTCGAAGGTCGGGCCAAAGGCTCCAACTGGCGCAGCGATGCCGCCAAGCCACTGCCCATCGACAACCGCACCGTGCTGCTGTTGCTGGAGGCCATTCAGCAATTCCAGGGTCGCACGCTTTCATACCGCGCACTGGATGTCGAACAGATCGGTTACGTGTATGAAGGTCTGCTCGAGCGCACCGTCAAGCGCACCGATGAAGTCACATTGGAACTGGATGCCACCAAGAGCGCCAAGACACCATGGGTAAAGCTGGCCGAGCTGGATTCGGCGCGTTTGGATGGCGCTGCGCGGTTGGCCGAGTTGCTGCAAGAACGCTCTGGCAGTTCTGCCAGTCGGGTGCGCAATGATCTGGCCAAGCCCGTCGATGACACCTTGGCGGATCGCCTGCTGACCGCTTGCCAAGGCGATACCAAACTCCGCGATCGCGTCAAACCCTATGCCCATCTGCTGCGCACCGACCCATGGGGCTATCCGCTGGTCTATCCCGCAGGTGCCTTCATCGTCACCACCGGTTCCGACCGCCGCGAATCCGGCACCCACTACACCCCGAAATCGCTGACCGAAGCAATCGTCGCCGAGACGCTCACGCCAGTGGCCTATGTCGGCCCGGCAGAAGGAGCGCCGCGTGATCGCTGGGTGCTGAAATCTCCCGCCGAACTGCTCGACCTCAAGATCTGCGATCCGGCCATGGGTTCGGGAGCCTTCCTGGTGCAGGCCTGCCGCTGGTTGTCTGATCGCCTCGTCGAGGCATGGTCACTGGTCGAGACAACGGGCAAAACCGTGAGCGTGGATGGTGAAGTTCTGGATGCCGGAGTGGCCAAGGAGCCTCTACCCCGCGACGGCGAGGCGCGCACGGTGATCGCGCGCCGCCTCATCGCCGAGCGCTGTCTGTACGGCGTCGATTTGAACCCGCTCGCAGTCGAACTGGCAAAGCTATCCATCTGGCTGGTGACGCTGGCCAAGGAGCGTCCTTTTGGCTTCCTCGACCATAACTTGCGCAGCGGCGACAGCTTGTTGGGCATTCACCGGCTGGATCAGCTCACCGAACTTTCAATGACGCCAGCCCGCCAGGGCCAGCTACGTCTGTTTGGTCAGAACATTAAAAAGGCAGTGCTTGAGGCTATTGAACTGCGCTCACGCCTTCGCACCACACCCATCCGCGACATCCGCGACGTGGAAACCATGGCATATCTCGACGCCGACGCACGCAGCAGGCTCAAAGTGCCAGAATGCATCGCCGACGCGTTCATTGGGGAAGTGTTCGCGGCGGGCGGCAGTGGCGCGAAACTCGAAAACGCACTTGCTTCGTTGAGCGCCCATGCCGAGCAGGTGGCTGGTGGTGATCAGGAATCACTTGCGTCGATGCGTCGAACAGTCGCCATCACTCTTTCTGCCGACCTTCCTTTCGGAAGACCGGCACGACAGCCATTTCACTGGCCACTCGAATTTCCAGAAGTCTTTGATTCTTCTGCACCGGGATTTGATGCGACTCTTGGAAATCCTCCGTGGGGCGCCTCGCTATCAGAAGCAGACACTCAACATCTGAAGAGAAGTTATCCAAACTCCGCCTACAAGCTGATTAATTCGTTCAAGTTCTTCATTGAGCGAATGGATCAGATCACCGCCAATGCAGCGAAGACGTACTCGTTTCTTGTTCCGTCCAGCCTGCTCGAACATATTGGGTGTAGAGATAACAGGGCGCTTTTGCTGAGTCGCTCACCAATCATGTTCATTGATTGTGGAGACGGGATGTTCAACGGCGTAACGCAGTCCTGCTGCTTCGGAGTTATCAATAAGCGCGCTGCCTCGGACGAGCATCCTGTAGTCCTTGGTACGTTTGAAGGGTACTGCAAGACCGAAGCAACACGGCGGGATAGCGACTGGACCGTCAAGACAATCCAGGAAATAAAAGGACGAAAAAACTCCGTCCTCAGCCACGGTGCCGATGTGAAGCACATCAACAGCGGCGCGTCCGTGCCGCTGGTCGAGTTGGCCGATGTTTTTGATAGTGGCATTGATTATTCGAGGGCGGCGCTAGGAAATGCTGTCTTCTATTCAGATCAGGCTGCGGAAAATCTCTCCGACTACAAAGTCCTGCGGGGTAGGAATATCGGAAAATATTCGTTGGAGTTTGAGGGAATATGGCTCCGCAATAACTGGAGGGACATCCAGCAAGAACACATCGCAACTGATTCAAAAAGTCGCCTCAAGGTCAACGAGAAGGCTTATGTTGTGTCTCCCAAGATACTTGTCAGACAAACAGGCGATCAGATCATCGCCACTGTGGATACCGGCCGTTTCTTTCATCAAAAATCCCTTCTTTGCATCATCCCCAAGGCCGGGGTATCCGCATACTTCCTCTGCGCTATTCTGAACCACCCCAAGATGACTGAGATCTATCGGGGCATGACCATGCAGTCTGGCAAGGTGTTTTCTCAGGTCAAGAAGAATTTTCTGGAACAGCTACCGATACCTTCTTCATTCGACCCCAGCCAGAAAGAACGCATTGCAGGACTTGCTGAAAAGCTCATCAATACCCATGACCAAGATGACAAGGCAAAACTATTGGCTCAACTTGAAAATGAAGTAGTCAAAGGCTTTGTTGAAAGTGAAGCAGCGATTCTTCAGTCCACGCTCCGAGACACCCATCACGAGGAGATGCAATGA
- the drmB gene encoding DUF1998 domain-containing protein, protein MIINNKTPVGEVRPSQLLWTYGPGALIDLPSLSVVTLGIDRWEKDRCQPIQEARLLAAVRKVLGTQVENLRMPPFQKSELVDVWSAEANIGVPVRPFPRWMRCVKCGLLSPFDAGLFEIKENRFRPERTRFVHKGCRGSKGDQPAKDADAVPARFLLACRDGHLDDFPWHYFVHGGNSSCKGTLRFFESGASLQTENLWVKCDACGASRSMAHAFGKAGKENLPGCRGRHPHLDHFENECDEEARAVLLGATNSWFPITLSALAIPQTKDPLSQLIQDGWEFFEDLDSEAEVSVTVKTLKKTGALPGIDKYAAAAIWAAIEAHRSGGGQEVVGEADIKGPEWDVLTEANPPTDYPHFMSKKVGTPPGLGGHISRVLLLERLREVNALLGFTRVEAPEESGDPSERPQMASLSRSKPDWVPANQVHGEGIFIQFDEAALVKWEALDGVKKVDQMLRGGHRGWRNSRHLDPKEGYPGIRYVMLHTLSHLLIRELALECGYNAASIRERIYADTSGDSPQAGILIYTAAADSDGTLGGLVDLGKPENLGRLLEQALNRSKICSSDPLCSEHDPEKDRSLHGAACHACSLVAETSCERGNRYLDRSLLIPTLERADAAFFKGF, encoded by the coding sequence ATGATCATCAACAACAAAACGCCAGTCGGCGAAGTACGCCCCAGCCAATTGCTGTGGACTTATGGCCCCGGTGCGCTGATCGACCTGCCCAGCCTTTCCGTCGTAACGCTCGGTATCGACCGCTGGGAAAAGGATCGCTGCCAGCCGATTCAAGAGGCGAGGCTGCTCGCTGCCGTTCGAAAGGTTCTGGGAACGCAGGTCGAAAACTTGCGGATGCCGCCATTCCAGAAAAGCGAACTCGTCGATGTCTGGTCTGCCGAGGCCAATATCGGCGTTCCCGTCCGGCCATTCCCGCGCTGGATGCGCTGCGTGAAATGCGGCCTGCTATCGCCCTTTGATGCCGGTCTGTTCGAGATCAAGGAGAACCGCTTCAGGCCGGAGCGAACCCGCTTCGTTCACAAAGGCTGCCGTGGTTCCAAAGGCGACCAACCGGCCAAGGATGCCGATGCTGTCCCCGCCCGTTTTCTGCTGGCCTGCCGCGACGGGCACCTCGACGATTTCCCTTGGCACTACTTCGTCCATGGTGGCAACAGTTCGTGCAAGGGCACGCTGCGTTTCTTCGAGAGCGGCGCATCGCTGCAAACCGAAAACCTGTGGGTGAAGTGTGATGCCTGTGGTGCATCGAGAAGCATGGCGCACGCATTCGGCAAGGCAGGCAAAGAGAATCTGCCGGGTTGCCGAGGGCGTCATCCCCACTTGGATCACTTCGAGAATGAATGTGATGAAGAGGCTCGCGCAGTTCTGCTGGGGGCCACGAATAGCTGGTTCCCCATCACGCTCTCGGCGCTCGCGATTCCTCAGACCAAAGACCCGCTCAGTCAATTGATCCAGGATGGCTGGGAGTTTTTCGAGGATCTCGATTCCGAAGCCGAGGTGTCGGTGACGGTGAAGACCTTGAAGAAGACCGGGGCGTTGCCTGGAATCGACAAGTACGCTGCAGCCGCGATCTGGGCGGCCATTGAGGCGCATCGCTCCGGTGGCGGGCAGGAGGTCGTGGGTGAGGCCGACATCAAAGGGCCCGAGTGGGATGTGCTGACCGAGGCCAACCCGCCCACGGACTACCCGCACTTCATGAGCAAGAAGGTCGGCACGCCACCGGGACTCGGTGGCCATATCAGTCGAGTCTTGCTCCTCGAGCGTTTGCGCGAGGTGAATGCGCTGCTGGGTTTCACTCGGGTCGAAGCCCCCGAAGAGTCTGGCGACCCCAGTGAGCGTCCGCAGATGGCCAGCCTGTCACGCAGCAAGCCGGATTGGGTGCCGGCCAACCAGGTTCATGGTGAAGGGATCTTCATCCAGTTCGATGAGGCTGCGCTCGTCAAGTGGGAAGCTCTGGATGGCGTGAAGAAGGTCGACCAGATGCTCCGTGGTGGTCATAGGGGATGGCGCAATTCGCGTCATCTTGACCCGAAGGAAGGCTACCCCGGCATTCGCTATGTAATGCTGCACACCCTTTCTCATTTGCTGATTCGTGAACTGGCGCTGGAGTGCGGATACAACGCTGCGAGCATTCGGGAGCGCATCTATGCCGATACATCGGGCGACAGCCCGCAGGCGGGTATCCTCATCTATACCGCAGCAGCAGATTCTGACGGCACGCTGGGTGGCCTTGTCGACCTCGGGAAGCCAGAAAACCTTGGTCGCCTGCTGGAGCAAGCATTGAATCGTTCGAAGATCTGCTCATCAGATCCGCTTTGCTCGGAACATGACCCCGAAAAAGACCGCTCATTGCATGGGGCTGCTTGCCATGCGTGCTCTCTAGTGGCGGAGACCTCTTGCGAGCGGGGCAATCGCTATCTGGATCGATCGCTGCTCATACCAACACTCGAACGCGCCGACGCTGCTTTCTTCAAGGGGTTCTGA